A portion of the Salmo trutta chromosome 1, fSalTru1.1, whole genome shotgun sequence genome contains these proteins:
- the LOC115157569 gene encoding cholesterol 24-hydroxylase, with the protein MALFHLITGWIGYVLMCLLGLILIVFLCFCLYIKYIHLKYDHIPGPPRDSFIFGHSAILGEISNGRVIHDKFLEWSETYGPVYRINGMHIVMLFVTCPDTTKEVLMSPKYPKDSLVYKGLFNLFGQRFLGSGLITAHNHDAWYKQRRIMDPAFSSLYLRGQMGAFNERAERLMDKLADMADTNTAANMHQMFNLVTLDIITKVAFGVDLDLLKESDTLFPKAIEMCLKGMVHYVRDSTFQLYPKNKKFINEVKESVKLLRSTGRRWINERKMAIQNGEDVPKDILTQILKTAGKEENTENEDEELMLDNFVTLFVAGQETTANQLAFAIMELGRLPEILANVKQEVDDVIGMKQEISFDDLGKMTYLSQVLKETLRLYPTAPGTSRFIPNDITINGIPIPAGVTCFFNSYVCGRLDKFFEEPLKFDPERFHPDTAKPYYCYYPFALGPRSCLGQSFAQMEAKVVMAKLLQRFDFSLLPGQSFDILDTGTLRPKSGVVCSIRHRGQTAAA; encoded by the exons ATGGCACTTTTTCATTTGATTACAGGTTGGATTGGTTATGTTCTTATGTGCCTACTTGGTTTGATTTTGATCGTATTTCTCTGTTTTTGTCTGTACATAAAATATATTCATTTGAAATATGATCACATACCGGGACCACCAAGGGACAG TTTTATATTCGGACATTCCGCAATCCTGGGGGAAATTAGCAATGGTCGAGTTATCCACGACAAATTCCTGGAATG GTCGGAGACATATGGACCAGTGTACCGTATTAACGGTATGCACATTGTGATGCTGTTTGTCACCTGCCCTGATACCACCAAG GAAGTGCTGATGTCACCAAAGTACCCCAAAGACTCACTGGTCTACAAGGGTCTTTTCAACCTATTTGGACAGAG GTTTCTGGGAAGTGGTCTGATTACGGCTCATAATCATGATGCGTGGTACAAACAGCGAAGGATCATGGACCCTGCCTTCAGCAGTCT GTACCTGCGTGGTCAGATGGGTGCGTTCAACGAGCGGGCAGAGCGTCTGATGGATAAACTGGCAGACATGGCTGACACCAACACAGCCGCCAACATGCACCAAATGTTCAACCTTGTGACCCTGGATATCATCACCAAG GTGGCGTTTGGAGTGGATCTCGATCTGTTGAAGGAGAGTGACACTCTGTTCCCCAAAGCCATAGAGATGTGTCTGAAGGGAATGGTCCACTATGTCAGAGACTCCACCTTCCAG CTCTACCCAAAGAACAAGAAGTTCATCAACGAGGTGAAGGAGTCTGTTAAGCTCCTGCGTTCGACAGGCAGACGGTGGATCAACGAGAGGAAAATGGCCATCCAAAATGGCGAGGATGTTCCTAAAGATATCCTGACACAGATCCTCAAGACGGCTGGCAAAG AGGAAAACACAGAAAATGAAGATGAGGAGCTTATGCTGGACAACTTTGTAACGTTATTCGTTGCGG GGCAAGAGACAACAGCCAATCAACTAGCTTTTGCCATCATGGAACTGGGAAGGCTGCCAGAGATATTGGCCAA TGTGAAGCAAGAAGTGGATGATGTCATCGGGATGAAACAGGAAATCAGCTTTGATGACCTGGGGAAAATGACCTACCTGTCTCAG GTGTTGAAGGAGACTCTGAGGTTGTATCCCACGGCTCCCGGTACGTCTCGCTTCATCCCCAATGACATCACCATCAACGGCATCCCCATCCCAGCAGGAGTCACATGCTTC TTCAATTCATACGTCTGTGGACGGTTGGATAAGTTCTTTGAGGAGCCGCTGAAATTTGACCCAGAGAGGTTCCATCCAGATACTGCCAA ACCCTATTACTGCTACTACCCCTTCGCCCTGGGCCCACGCTCATGTCTGGGACAGAGCTTCgcacag ATGGAGGCGAAGGTAGTGATGGCC